AACTCTAACCGATTTGATATTCATTTTCCCTCTCGTTTTACCAGAATATTAAAAGGAATTTCATTACTACCCGATAGCCTTAGATTTAAGCTAGTCGGAAAAGCCTCAAGGCATCCCGAAACCTTGAGCAAGGAACACCCAAAATCAACAAACGATCACTATACTGAATTAAGAAAGCCCTAAGGATTATTATGAGTCAGAAACAAAACATCGCCATTATCGGCTCAGGTATAGCGGGCTTAACAGCAGGCTATCTTTTAAGCAAGCAGCATAATGTGACGCTATTTGAAGCCAATGACTACTTAGGTGGGCATACTCATACCCGAAATGTTGAATTAGGTGGTAAAACATACCCTGTCAATACAGGTTTTATCGTGTTTAACGACTGGACCTACCCAAATTTTATCGAGCTGATGGCTCAGTTGGGGGTTAAGAGTGAAGCATCAGATATGAGTTTCAGTGTTCGATGTGAAAACACAGGTTTGGAATACAATGGTACAAGTCTAAATAGCTTGTTTGCCCAACGTCTCAATATCGTAAATCCTAAATTTATTAGAATGGTTTATGACATTGTTCGGTTCAATAAACAAACCGTTGCAGCGTTAGAAGATGAAGCGGTTTCAGATGAGCAAACCTTAGGGGAGTTCGTAAAAGAGAACGGCTATTCAGACGCGTTTGTTAACTATTACATTATCCCTATGGGGGCGGCCATTTGGTCGGCCTCTGTTGATGTGATGATGGAGTTCCCATTAAAGTTTTTCCTTCGGTTCTTCAATAATCATGGCATGCTGAGTGTTGATGACAGGCCTCAGTGGCGAGTCATAAGTGGTGGATCACGCTCTTATATAGAGCCGATTACCCGACCATATAAAGACAATATTAAACTCAATACCGCCATTGTGGCCGTTAGTCGGGACGACAATGGTGTAGAGCTGACCACTCAGACCGGAGAGAAGTACTATTTTGATCAGGTAGTGTTTGCCTGCCATAGCGATCAAGCTCTAAGAATGTTGGAAGAGCCGACCGAAAAAGAGAACGAAATACTCGGAGCCTTACCCTATCAAATGAACCAGGTAGTTCTCCACACCGATGAGCGCTTGATGCCAAAGAAAAAGCTAGCCTGGGCTGCCTGGAATTATCACATTCCTCAGAGGGCTAATGATTGTGCCATGGTCACCTATAACATGAACAAACTGCAAAACTTTGATGATGCTCCCGAGACCTTATTGGTGACACTAAACCGATCGCAAGAGATTGACCCTGCAAAAGTAATTGATAGTTACCAATATAGTCACCCTGTGTTTACTTTAGATGGTGTTAAAGCTCAGGGGCGTCACTCAGAAATCAGTGGGCATAATCGCACTCATTATTGCGGCGCCTATTGGTTTAATGGGTTTCACGAAGATGGCGTAAATAGTGGTCTAAGGGTTGCTGAAGCATTTGGTATCTCCTTGTGATACAGCGTAGTGCAGAGCAAAAAGGCAGCCTTACAGTGAAGCATAGTGCTATCTACACAGGTAACATTCGTCATAGGCGCTATGTGCCTAATGGTCATGCCTTCACTTATCCGCTGTTTATGCTCTATATCGATCTCGATGAGTTACCCACCTTATTTTCTACCAAGTGGTTTTGCTCACTCGAACGGTTTAATTTGGTGAGTTTTAAACGAAAAGACTACTTTGCCCCAGAGGAGCCTGACCTGAAACAGGCGGTGGTTGATCGCGTTACTGAGGATTTTATATCTAATGGGCAAGCTGCACCTGCTATTACCCATGTCAGAGTGCTAATGCATGCCCGATACCTTAATGTTGTGTTTAATCCAGTCGTATTTTACTACTGCTATGATGATCAACAAAACCTGCTGGCCATTCTTGCTGAGATAACCAATACGCCCTGGGCAGAGAGACATGATTATGTGTTACCTGTTGGTGTGACCACCGATGAGATGAATTATCGCACTGCAGGGCAAGATAAACACATATTCAGTTTTGCAAAAAAGTTCCACGTATCGCCTTTTAACCCCATGAATATGGATTACCGCTGGGTATTTGGTCTGCCTGAAGAGAGCTTGGTTGTGCATATGGAAAACACCATGGAAGCTTTGGCGAACGGCATGGGTTCTTCGGCGAACAGTATGGACGATGACAGAGATAGTGGTAGCGTGGTAGAAAAACATTTTGATGCGACGCTGACGCTTGAAAGAAAATCATTTGAAGAAGAAATTTCGAAAACACTGATCCAATATCCGGTCATGACCGTAAAAGTAGTATTAGGTATTTATTGGCAGGCGTTTAGGCTCTGGGTGAAACGAAATCCGTTTTACGACCATCCTAAACACAGTGAGTAAGCTAACTAATTTTCATTCGATAAAAGACTTAGGGTAAGGCGCTTAGTATGAACAGTTCAGTTGCTGAAATAGAAAACAACAAATCCACACGATTTAGCATGGCACAGGTCGCCAAAAAACTGGTGTGGCGACAGCTCTCTAAAATTCATACTGGGTCAATCGTACTTTATGAACAGGGAGTAAGGCACTCTTTTGGAGAGGCCTTACTACCGGGCGCTGAGCTATACAGCGAAATGCACATCCATGATATTAACTGTTATACAGATATTCTCACTGGTGGCAGTATCGGCGCGGCAGAAGCCTATATGACAGGCGACTGGACTAGCCCGGATCTTACCCAATTGATAAGAGTGATGGCCAAGAATATGGATGTGCTCGATCAAATGGAGGGGGGCATAGCTGCAATTTCTAAACCTATGCTCAAGTGGTTCCATCGACATAATCAGAATACCGAAAAAGGGTCGAGAAGAAACATTGCTGCACACTATGATTTGGGTAATGAGTTCTTCAAGTTGTTCCTAGACCCCACCATGATGTACTCCTCAGGTATTTTTCCTTACGAGGGGGCAACCATGCAAGAGGCCTCCGAGAACAAGCTGCGTCGAATCTGTGAAAAACTTCAGTTATCTGCAGACGACCATGTCGTCGAGATTGGAACAGGGTGGGGTGGGTTTGCGATCTACGCGGCAAAGCATTATGGCTGTAAAGTGACCACCACTACTATTTCGGAGCAGCAATATTTGTTAGCCAAAGAGCGGGTGAGTCAGGAAGGGTTAGAGGATAAAGTAACTCTGCTAATGGAAGACTACCGTAACCTTACTGGTACTTATGACAAGTTGGTCTCAATCGAGATGATCGAAGCGGTGGGCTGGCAGTTCTATGATACGTTTTTTGAAAAGTGCTCATCATTGCTAAAGCCGAATGGCTCGATGTTGATACAGGCAATTACTATCGAAGATCAGCGATACGAAAAGGCCAAAGGTGATGTGGACTTTATTCAAAAGTATATTTTTCCTGGGAGCTGCATCCCATCGATCAATGCATTAAATACTGCGTCGATGAAATCAACGGATATGAGAATGATCCATCTTGATGACTTCGCAGAGCATTACGCAAACACATTAAAAAGCTGGAATCACGCTCTAGAAAAGAATCTTGATAAAGTCAGAGCCCAAGGGTATAGCGAAGACTTTATTCGTATGTGGTTCTTTTATCTCTGTTATTGCGAAGGTGGTTTTAAGGAGCGGACGATTGGCGTGTCCCATCTAGTGTTTGCAAAGCCAGGTTTCCGTGGTGAGCAGATACAGTAGTGAATGTTAGCAACTGGGTTGGATGTTAGATACGTTAAAGGTAGGGGTTAGCACATGAAAAACCAGCGGACTCGCAATATGGTGATTAACGCAGTGTTGTTCCAGTGTTGTTGGTTTTTGGCGATATTTAGTGAATGGTACTTTGCTCTAATCCCATTGCTTTTAATGGGCGTTCATGTCTACCAAATTAGCCCACGCAAACTCAGTGAATTAAAGTTGGTAGCGATGATTGGTTTCACCGGCATTACTATAGATACGTTACTAAAAGTCAGCGGCATATACAGTTTTGGTGATGTGTTATTAGTTACCGAGCGTAGTATTCCGGTTTGGCTTTGTATTCTCTGGGTTGGTTTCGCACTAACGCTCAACCACTCCTTGAACTGGATGGTTAAGAAAGCGCCACTGTTTACTGTTGGCTGCGCCATAGCTGGGCCTGTTTCCTATAGTGCTGGTCGCGCCAACGGTGTAATTGAGTTTACCAATGCTTCCCTTGTACTCATTTCAATGGAGTGGATCGTCATTTCGTTGGTAACACTCTATCTTGCCAACCCTAAGTTAAGAAGAAGGTTCTACGTAAGGAGGGCAGCATGGTAAACCGTTTCATCGTTATTGCGATGTTGTTGTCGGTATCAGCATGGAGTCATAGCAGTAGCATACTGGAATTTGAGGGCAGAGCCTATGATGCCAAAACTGATAAATTTATATACCTTGAAAAGCACCGGGTCACGTTAGACTCGGAGGGTAACTATGCGTCAAGTGACGTTCAGTATGTTGACGAAAAGGGTGACGTATTCGCCGCAAAACAGGTCAACTATGAGTTTAGTCGCACCGCTCCTTCTTTTTCGTTTCATGATTATCGTAACGATACTCGTGTAGAGGTCAAAAATCAGCAGCAACGCATCAAACTGATCTCTAAAAATGGTGCGGCAGAAATCACCAAAAGCTTACCCGTTAGCGAGGAAAAAGGTTTGGTGGTTGATGCAGGGTTTGATCGTTTTATTTACGAAAACTGGGATCGTTTGTTAAACCAACGGGATGTTTCATTCGCTTTCTTGGCAATTTCACGGGCTATGTTTGTTAATCTAGACGTTAGCGAAACCCGCCGCACAGAAGAGAGTGTTGTCTACACCGTTAAACCCAGTAATTTCTTTCTCAGCTTGCTGGTTGAGCCTATTGAATTGACCTACAGCATCAACTCGCAGAGGTTAGTACAGTTTGAAGGTCTCACTAATATAGCTAAGAGCGAGGGTGGACGTGTAACGGATGACAATTATGTTGCCGTTATTCGGTACCAATACTTTTAGTCTGCAGTTTTACCCCTCTTTTTTGCTCACATTATAAGTGAGGCAACCTATATCTATTGACTGTATGGGATCTATTGATATGCCTGAAGCCGTTGAAAGAACACCAGAAAAAGCAAAAGAATCTACACCTCAAACAGCAGATTTAGCAGCTAGAGGGCGTTTGCCATGTAGAGGCTGTTTACCTAATTGTATTAATTATGATCGGTGTGAGGGCAGACCCTGGACGCTAGAGTAACCAGTGTTATTTTAAACAAGATTATATGAGGTTAGTGGTAATGTTAGCGAATACTCAAAGCGATTTTGAACCAGTAGAGACACTGACTGCGGTAGGTGAATCAACAAACTTTTATCACTATTCCAGCATATCAACTCATGAATTATTAGAGGTTGATAGCGAGCGAGAGCTGTTTAGGTGCATGCAGTCACAATCGATGGCTCTACTAGGCATTCTGGCAAATTCAGAAGCAGGTATACAACGGTTAATTGATATAACCCTAGAGATGTTAGAAGAGGTGGATGTTGCTGCTACTCACGATACGTTTCTCTCAGAACTCGAGTCGAATGATATTCTGAGTTTAATCGACGAAATACAAACCATACTCCATATAAATCAACTCAACCCACTTCGTTTAAAAACAAGAAAGCTTTTAGCCAAAATTGCATCTTGGGGCCCGCCTGGGTACCTAGTGGTTAGAAAGTTATTTAGTTTGCCTCTTACTAATCTTGATGAACTTTCTATTCGTTCTTTGAATCTGGCTGAAAGCCGCTATACCGAAGCCAGAAACCAAGTGGCTACGAGCAATTTGAGATTGGTACTCTCTATCGCGAGTAAATTTAAGAACCTCGGCACTCAATACGATGATTTAGTTCAAGAAGGGTATATCGGTTTAATCAAGGCGATAGAGCGTTTCGACTATCGTTTAGGTTTTAGGTTTTCAACCTATGCGTATCGCGCTATCAACCAAAATATTCATTTAGCAGTACATAAAAACAGTTCCCTTGTTCGTAAGCCGTTCAATAAAATGAAAGAAAACAGGGTGATAGAGCATGCGAGGCGCCAACTTGAGCAAATTCAAGGTCGAAGGCCATCGTTGGCTGAAGTTGCAAAACACATTTCGATGCCTTTAGATACGGTTAAGAACATCTCATCAAGCCAACAAATCAGTCTGGTTGAGCCCAACACCGAAGAGTCTGATGAAATGGATTACCTGTTTAGTCAAGGAACCTATAGCAGTGAAGTGGGAAAAGAGTTAGAGAATAGCGTTGACTATGGGGTTGTGAAAGCCGTGATGTCTAAGCTAAAGCCTCGAGATAGACTCATCATGCAGATGAGGTTTGGCATCGGTTGCCGAAAAGATCATACACTTGAAGAAATCGCAATGCAGATTGGCCTTACCAAAGAGCGTGTGAGGCAAATTGTTAATACCAGCATCGATAAAATTAAGGCAGAATTAGTGCCGGGTAGCGATATATGAGGTGGGTATGGCTAATACCACGCAAAGTATACTGACCATCTATTATGATGGCGATTGCCCCATGTGCAGCGCCGAAATGGCACATTTAAAGGGTAAGGATGATCGGGGTCTCATTAAGTTGGTTAATTTACATGATGCTAACTTTAACACCCAGAACCCCGGTATCGACTTTGACCAAGCGATGAAAATATTACATGGTCATTATCAGGGTAAACTGTTACTCGGCTTAGAAGTCACTCATAGAGCGTGGACCCTAGTCGGTAAAGGGTTTTGGGTGGCTCCTCTCAACTGGCCTGTGATAAAGCCGATCTCACACTGGTTGTATTGCTGGGTCGCTAAATATAGGCACCCAATATCTACCTTTTTGTCTAGGGTGTTTGGGGTAGGGCAACAACCGTGTGATAGTGGGGTCTGTTATGGCAAAAGACACGACGTTAAAGGGAAGAAAACAGATGGAGAAAAAGGGTAGAAAAGCGGGTAAAGAGGCGTTTAAACAAAATATATTATGTAGTAGCTCAGATTTGATCTGACAGAATTTAAATTAGGTTATGACCTTACCTGACAGCTCTTCGCACTTTCCTGTTCTCAATGATCACGTTCTCCTAGCCTGCTTTAGACTCTTAATAGGAAGTTTAAAGCAGGCCAAATCGGGAGGTAGTTAATCCTCGCGTAGAGTTAAAAAGCGAACAATTTTTGAGTAACAATAAACTGCTGGCTAAAGAGTAATAGCAATAGTTATTAAGGCGATCACAAAACAGACATTTACATTTCAATCATTGAAAATATAGGGTGCGCTTGCGCACCATTGGAAGCTTGGAACAATTTCTAACTGGTGCCATTCGGTGCGCAAGCGCACCCTATAATTCTATGCGACGCATGGTTACTGGATAGTATTGCAGCATTTCAACAACACCTGCTTTAGGTCAGAGGCCTCCTTTATGACGGATTAAAAGGGTCGGATAGGAGTAAAAGCGATCATTCTTCGTAGACAAAAGAATAGCTTGCCTCCACCCTAAAGCAGACATTACTGATGTACTGCTCTTCGCCCAAAGTGGCCGATCCCATAATCATTCCCGCGGACTAGGTGAATTGCGAAGCAAGAGATAGCACCCTGAAGTGGGCGGGAATCCATACTAGACAACTTGATTGATATCGTATTTATCAAAAATATTCAGATGGTTTCGTTAGTTTTTTCGATAACGTTGGTAGCATCAAACAATGGATTCCCGCCTTCGCGGGAATGACAACAGGGCTGCTGCTTGTGTCGCCTTTGTGGCAATTTTTGAAGTCTTCTATTGTTCGAGTTTATCTAAGCTTAAAATAAATTCTGTCAGGTCAGGTATGAGCTACTACATATATTAAAGTCTCAAGCGTTTATTTAGACCGATAAAACGTTAGATCCAACCTATTTTCCAGATGTCACTGTTTTTGAGCTCATGCCAATCAATTGAATATTGATTTTGATTGATGACGGCCTCTATCACGCACTCTATTACCCGTTGCTCTTCGTCGAACTTTACCACCACGACGACGAAATGCTTCTCTTTATTTGTCACCCTGGTTTTGGTCCACTTGCTATGAAGCAGTGCTTTAGGGCTTAACCTATTCATGATCTTTCCTTTTTATGTTGCTGGACTTTGACCGGGTTGCCGGCCGAGAGGCTATTGTCCTCACGACCGGCGAGTGAAAATGAACTACCTTAGAACTCCTCCTCGGTTAAGGCCATCAGCGTCTCTTTTCCTGACTTAACTTCTTCAGCTAACGCTGTCATTTCTGGTTGGAACAACCGGAAATAGTGATCAGCGGTTTTGCGTTTGCTCGACAGAAATGCCTCACTATAACTTCCCACAGTCTCTTCAGCTTCTGACTGAGCGGCCATTTTTGCCCACAGCACAGCTACAGTGGTGAGTGCGAACATTCTTAATAACGGCGTTGCTGCCGAAGCGGCTTCTAATGGATCTTTTGCAGCTTTAATAACAAGGCCACCAAGTGTTTCTTGAAGTATTTCAATAAAACTATTGGCCGATGCCAAGTGGCTGCTATTACTCACTCCTTCGAGAAGCTGTTTGATTTCAGAAAGATAAGTATGGGCTAACCTTCCACCTTTCATGGTTAGTTTTCTACCGACCAAATCGAGTGCTTGTATACCGTTAGTGCCCTCGTATATTCTGGCAATTCTGCCATCTCTCAGTAGTTGCTCTACTGGCCAATCTTGGGTAAATCCTGCTCCCCCCATAGACTGGAGCGCTTGGTCACAGCTTACGAAACCTTCATCGGTTAAGAAAGACTTAACAATAGGTGTCATAAGCTGAACGATATCATCGGAGCGCTCTCGCTGATCGGCGTCAGCATGTGCATGACTCAAATCTAAGTGGAGGCCTGTCCAATATGCCATGGCTCTTGACCCTTCGATGATTGCTTTCTGCCTAAGAAGCATACGCCTTACATCTGGATGTACAATGATTGGGTCTGCTTTTTCGTCGGGCTTTACTGCACCTGCAATCGAACGGCTTTGTAGACGCTCTTTAGCAAAAGATCGGGATACTTGATAACCGGTTTCAGCTAAACCCAAGCCCTGCATGCCCACCATGATTCGAGCGGCATTCATCATAGTAAACATACATTTTAGGCCTTTGTTAGGCTCACCGATGAGCCAACCTTTTGCACTTTCAAAATTCATGACACAGGTCGCTGAACCCTTGATACCCATTTTGTGTTCTAGACCACCACAAAATGCTGTATTGCGTGTGCCGTCTTCAAGAAACTTTGGTACTAAGAAGAGTGAAATACCTCGGCTACCTTCTGGTGCATCGGGTAATTTAGCGAGAACTAAATGAACGATATTATCGACTAGATCCTGTTCGCCACCAGTGATCCATATTTTAGTACCTGTGATATCGTAAGCATCTCCATTGGGGATGGCTTTGGTGCCTATAAGTCCTAGATCGGTGCCGCACTGAGGCTCTGTTAAGCACATGGTGCCCGTCCACTCCCCAGAGACTAGTTTAGGCAGATACTTACTTTGAAGATCTTCACTGCCATGTTCAGTTAGACAGTCGATTGCACCATGGGAGAGCCCAGGGTACATGCCGAATGATAAATTGGTTGAGCAAACCATCTCATCTACGATCATTTTGAGTAGATGGGGTAGGCCTTGGCCGCCAAAATCTGGTGAAGCTGATAACCCACTCCATCCGCCTTGCATATAATGCTGGTAGGCATCTTTATAGCCGTCTGGGGTTTTGACCGAATAGGTTTCAGGGTCGTACTGGCAACCCTCTCGATCACCCTGGGCATTAACGGGAAGCAAAACCTGCTCTGCAAACTTAGCTGCTTCGTCCATTACGGCTTTAAACAGGTCTTCTGTGGCATCTTCGAAAGCTTCACACTCTGCTATTTTGTTGGCATGCAGAGTATCAAACAGCAAGAAATTCATATCATCTAAAG
This genomic window from Alkalimarinus sediminis contains:
- a CDS encoding NAD(P)/FAD-dependent oxidoreductase; protein product: MSQKQNIAIIGSGIAGLTAGYLLSKQHNVTLFEANDYLGGHTHTRNVELGGKTYPVNTGFIVFNDWTYPNFIELMAQLGVKSEASDMSFSVRCENTGLEYNGTSLNSLFAQRLNIVNPKFIRMVYDIVRFNKQTVAALEDEAVSDEQTLGEFVKENGYSDAFVNYYIIPMGAAIWSASVDVMMEFPLKFFLRFFNNHGMLSVDDRPQWRVISGGSRSYIEPITRPYKDNIKLNTAIVAVSRDDNGVELTTQTGEKYYFDQVVFACHSDQALRMLEEPTEKENEILGALPYQMNQVVLHTDERLMPKKKLAWAAWNYHIPQRANDCAMVTYNMNKLQNFDDAPETLLVTLNRSQEIDPAKVIDSYQYSHPVFTLDGVKAQGRHSEISGHNRTHYCGAYWFNGFHEDGVNSGLRVAEAFGISL
- a CDS encoding DUF1365 domain-containing protein, with the protein product MIQRSAEQKGSLTVKHSAIYTGNIRHRRYVPNGHAFTYPLFMLYIDLDELPTLFSTKWFCSLERFNLVSFKRKDYFAPEEPDLKQAVVDRVTEDFISNGQAAPAITHVRVLMHARYLNVVFNPVVFYYCYDDQQNLLAILAEITNTPWAERHDYVLPVGVTTDEMNYRTAGQDKHIFSFAKKFHVSPFNPMNMDYRWVFGLPEESLVVHMENTMEALANGMGSSANSMDDDRDSGSVVEKHFDATLTLERKSFEEEISKTLIQYPVMTVKVVLGIYWQAFRLWVKRNPFYDHPKHSE
- a CDS encoding SAM-dependent methyltransferase: MNSSVAEIENNKSTRFSMAQVAKKLVWRQLSKIHTGSIVLYEQGVRHSFGEALLPGAELYSEMHIHDINCYTDILTGGSIGAAEAYMTGDWTSPDLTQLIRVMAKNMDVLDQMEGGIAAISKPMLKWFHRHNQNTEKGSRRNIAAHYDLGNEFFKLFLDPTMMYSSGIFPYEGATMQEASENKLRRICEKLQLSADDHVVEIGTGWGGFAIYAAKHYGCKVTTTTISEQQYLLAKERVSQEGLEDKVTLLMEDYRNLTGTYDKLVSIEMIEAVGWQFYDTFFEKCSSLLKPNGSMLIQAITIEDQRYEKAKGDVDFIQKYIFPGSCIPSINALNTASMKSTDMRMIHLDDFAEHYANTLKSWNHALEKNLDKVRAQGYSEDFIRMWFFYLCYCEGGFKERTIGVSHLVFAKPGFRGEQIQ
- a CDS encoding DUF2878 domain-containing protein, with the translated sequence MKNQRTRNMVINAVLFQCCWFLAIFSEWYFALIPLLLMGVHVYQISPRKLSELKLVAMIGFTGITIDTLLKVSGIYSFGDVLLVTERSIPVWLCILWVGFALTLNHSLNWMVKKAPLFTVGCAIAGPVSYSAGRANGVIEFTNASLVLISMEWIVISLVTLYLANPKLRRRFYVRRAAW
- a CDS encoding sigma-70 family RNA polymerase sigma factor, coding for MLANTQSDFEPVETLTAVGESTNFYHYSSISTHELLEVDSERELFRCMQSQSMALLGILANSEAGIQRLIDITLEMLEEVDVAATHDTFLSELESNDILSLIDEIQTILHINQLNPLRLKTRKLLAKIASWGPPGYLVVRKLFSLPLTNLDELSIRSLNLAESRYTEARNQVATSNLRLVLSIASKFKNLGTQYDDLVQEGYIGLIKAIERFDYRLGFRFSTYAYRAINQNIHLAVHKNSSLVRKPFNKMKENRVIEHARRQLEQIQGRRPSLAEVAKHISMPLDTVKNISSSQQISLVEPNTEESDEMDYLFSQGTYSSEVGKELENSVDYGVVKAVMSKLKPRDRLIMQMRFGIGCRKDHTLEEIAMQIGLTKERVRQIVNTSIDKIKAELVPGSDI
- a CDS encoding thiol-disulfide oxidoreductase DCC family protein; the encoded protein is MANTTQSILTIYYDGDCPMCSAEMAHLKGKDDRGLIKLVNLHDANFNTQNPGIDFDQAMKILHGHYQGKLLLGLEVTHRAWTLVGKGFWVAPLNWPVIKPISHWLYCWVAKYRHPISTFLSRVFGVGQQPCDSGVCYGKRHDVKGKKTDGEKG
- a CDS encoding TIGR02450 family Trp-rich protein, which gives rise to MNRLSPKALLHSKWTKTRVTNKEKHFVVVVVKFDEEQRVIECVIEAVINQNQYSIDWHELKNSDIWKIGWI
- a CDS encoding acyl-CoA dehydrogenase family protein, with amino-acid sequence MKDTRLNVSHYKAPLDDMNFLLFDTLHANKIAECEAFEDATEDLFKAVMDEAAKFAEQVLLPVNAQGDREGCQYDPETYSVKTPDGYKDAYQHYMQGGWSGLSASPDFGGQGLPHLLKMIVDEMVCSTNLSFGMYPGLSHGAIDCLTEHGSEDLQSKYLPKLVSGEWTGTMCLTEPQCGTDLGLIGTKAIPNGDAYDITGTKIWITGGEQDLVDNIVHLVLAKLPDAPEGSRGISLFLVPKFLEDGTRNTAFCGGLEHKMGIKGSATCVMNFESAKGWLIGEPNKGLKCMFTMMNAARIMVGMQGLGLAETGYQVSRSFAKERLQSRSIAGAVKPDEKADPIIVHPDVRRMLLRQKAIIEGSRAMAYWTGLHLDLSHAHADADQRERSDDIVQLMTPIVKSFLTDEGFVSCDQALQSMGGAGFTQDWPVEQLLRDGRIARIYEGTNGIQALDLVGRKLTMKGGRLAHTYLSEIKQLLEGVSNSSHLASANSFIEILQETLGGLVIKAAKDPLEAASAATPLLRMFALTTVAVLWAKMAAQSEAEETVGSYSEAFLSSKRKTADHYFRLFQPEMTALAEEVKSGKETLMALTEEEF